One part of the Alistipes onderdonkii genome encodes these proteins:
- a CDS encoding mechanosensitive ion channel family protein, which produces MQSLLTHWADALLAWLGLTSALNNGWDRWVAFSLVLLAVVLFDFLCRTVLVHGMRRIVMRTKATWDDELFSSAVLSRLCNIVSAIVLVIVLPVVFDEQSEARTIVTRLVQVYIVVTVFRFINALLYAAFNIVSARPAWQNKPINGLRQTGQGIAALICGILIVSILIGKSPAILLTGLGASAAVIMLIFRDSILGFVSGIQLSANDMLKVGDWITVPKYGADGSVIEVSLTTVKVQNWDNTIVTLPPYLLVSDSFQNWRGMQASGGRRVKRSVNLDMTSVKFCTPEMLARYRNIDIIREYIDQTEQRVEEYNAAHGIRPGERKINGLHQTNLGVFRAYLERYLRNEVPVNKGMTLMVRQLQPTETGLPMELYFFTDTVVWVDYERIQSDVFDHVLAVIPEFDLRVFQNPSGSDIEALRHLREPGAPAKPAVTGKPSASPE; this is translated from the coding sequence ATGCAGTCTCTCCTTACACATTGGGCCGACGCCCTGCTCGCATGGCTCGGGCTCACTTCCGCATTGAATAACGGCTGGGATCGCTGGGTGGCTTTCTCCCTGGTGCTGCTGGCTGTCGTGCTTTTCGATTTCCTGTGCCGCACGGTGCTCGTGCACGGGATGAGGCGCATCGTGATGCGCACCAAAGCCACGTGGGACGACGAACTGTTCAGTTCCGCCGTGCTGAGCCGGTTGTGCAATATCGTCAGCGCCATCGTGCTGGTCATCGTCCTTCCCGTAGTCTTCGACGAACAGTCGGAAGCCAGGACGATCGTCACGCGCCTGGTGCAGGTGTACATCGTCGTTACGGTCTTCCGTTTTATCAATGCCCTGCTTTATGCGGCTTTCAACATCGTCTCGGCGCGTCCAGCGTGGCAAAACAAACCGATCAACGGGTTGCGCCAGACCGGGCAGGGGATCGCGGCGCTGATCTGCGGCATCCTGATCGTCTCGATCCTGATCGGCAAGTCGCCCGCCATCCTGCTTACGGGGCTGGGCGCTTCGGCGGCCGTCATCATGCTGATTTTCCGCGACAGTATCCTCGGCTTCGTATCCGGCATCCAGCTCTCGGCGAACGACATGCTCAAGGTGGGGGACTGGATCACCGTGCCCAAATACGGTGCGGACGGTTCGGTGATCGAGGTGTCGCTCACGACCGTGAAAGTGCAGAACTGGGACAATACGATCGTTACGCTGCCGCCTTACCTGCTGGTGAGCGATTCGTTCCAGAACTGGCGCGGGATGCAGGCGTCGGGCGGGCGCCGCGTGAAGCGTTCGGTGAACCTGGACATGACGAGCGTGAAATTCTGTACGCCCGAGATGCTGGCCCGATACCGCAACATAGACATCATCCGCGAATATATCGATCAGACCGAGCAACGGGTCGAGGAGTACAACGCCGCGCATGGCATCCGCCCCGGCGAACGCAAGATCAACGGCCTGCACCAGACCAACCTCGGGGTATTCCGTGCCTATCTGGAGCGGTACCTGCGCAACGAGGTGCCTGTCAACAAGGGGATGACCCTGATGGTGCGCCAGCTGCAACCGACGGAGACGGGATTGCCGATGGAACTCTATTTCTTTACGGATACGGTGGTGTGGGTGGATTACGAACGCATCCAGTCGGATGTCTTCGACCATGTGCTGGCCGTCATCCCCGAGTTCGACCTGAGGGTGTTCCAAAACCCGTCGGGAAGCGATATCGAGGCGCTCCGCCACCTGAGGGAGCCGGGCGCACCGGCGAAACCGGCGGTTACAGGAAAACCATCAGCATCACCTGAATGA
- a CDS encoding OstA-like protein: MRRLFTIAAVVLAAGSVIFARSGMQAPGQEPEAEKKLIDLKSDNMGPIAPGDSVIFLVGNFAAQHNGAVITCDSAVRYSDMRIEFFGNVLINKNTTYIYGDRAEYNGELNEARVYSDIVKVVDGDATLYTYRFVFNTKENIGQFADGGVLINRDNRLESVRGYYYANTKDLICVDRVEMRNDEYELKGDSVVYNMATDNAFFFENTNIWNKDGDYLYADRGAYDKADTLYRVTRNGYVLTEKQEMWSDSIDYFRAKDHVVLWRDIQIDDTEHKVLAFGDYGEYWKEPGDVFLTRRPSVVSYDLTQGDSLFMRADSMFLFTVNENARRRAAEKAAADSLARMRADSLQRPDSLGQHPDGSAVTAGPEGGRIVPGLRPGSAADSLSSAGGTDSLAAASGPDSPAHGSSGADSLHMADSLSAPGSLPDSLDRAADTLTVAQRKALLKEAARKAKAEKKAAAAKIKKAQLDSIAVRRKEKATAKLLSQKEREEARLAARRLKAAAKLKARQARAARKGKVIPVDSAALRELDSLIEMNMAEQDSLLNLLADSLLADTGAMALPADSVDSLALPRDSIYRLMKGYRDVRIFRSDFQTVCDSIVAISTDSTIHLYIDPVLWNQSNQITSDVMDIFTERQQIKRAEFIGSPMMVSQLDTTHYNQVAGKTMTAYFYNNQIYRNDVNGNAQTIYYMQDGEPPEITMMGVIESGDCSFYIEDKQVVQIVYRNEITDAFYPMDKIPPTQELYLKGFKWEGARRPAQADVFDRRIRPSQRAARSQMRHPDFPIMMRIEEHKKRLIEQRRWADRNDQVDPLTVEWMRELGYEVGQPREPQRPAPQAE, from the coding sequence GTGCGCAGGCTCTTTACCATAGCTGCCGTCGTGCTGGCTGCGGGCAGTGTGATTTTCGCCCGCAGCGGGATGCAGGCACCCGGACAGGAGCCCGAGGCCGAGAAGAAACTCATCGACCTGAAGTCGGACAACATGGGCCCCATAGCCCCCGGCGACTCGGTGATCTTCCTGGTCGGCAATTTCGCCGCGCAGCATAACGGCGCTGTCATTACGTGCGACAGTGCCGTGCGTTATTCGGACATGCGGATCGAGTTCTTCGGCAATGTCCTCATCAACAAGAATACGACCTATATTTACGGCGACCGTGCCGAATACAACGGCGAGCTGAACGAGGCGCGGGTCTATTCCGACATCGTCAAGGTCGTCGACGGCGATGCCACGCTCTATACCTACCGGTTTGTTTTCAACACGAAGGAGAATATCGGCCAGTTCGCCGACGGCGGCGTACTGATAAACCGGGACAACCGGCTCGAATCGGTGCGCGGCTACTATTATGCCAACACCAAAGACCTCATTTGCGTAGACCGCGTCGAGATGCGTAACGACGAATACGAACTCAAGGGCGACTCGGTGGTCTACAACATGGCCACCGACAACGCTTTTTTCTTCGAGAATACCAACATCTGGAACAAGGACGGCGACTACCTCTATGCCGACCGGGGCGCGTACGACAAGGCCGATACGCTTTACCGGGTCACGCGCAACGGTTATGTGCTGACCGAGAAACAGGAGATGTGGAGCGACAGCATCGACTATTTCCGCGCCAAAGACCACGTGGTGCTGTGGCGGGACATCCAGATCGACGATACGGAGCACAAGGTGCTCGCCTTCGGCGATTACGGCGAGTATTGGAAGGAGCCGGGCGATGTATTCCTCACGCGGCGCCCCTCGGTGGTGAGCTACGACCTTACGCAGGGCGATTCGCTCTTCATGCGTGCCGACTCGATGTTCCTCTTTACGGTCAACGAGAATGCCCGGCGCCGGGCTGCGGAGAAGGCCGCGGCCGATTCGCTTGCGCGTATGAGGGCCGATTCCCTGCAACGGCCCGATTCGCTGGGGCAGCATCCCGATGGATCGGCCGTCACGGCCGGCCCCGAGGGCGGACGTATTGTGCCCGGGCTGCGTCCCGGCAGTGCAGCCGATTCGCTTTCGTCGGCCGGTGGAACGGATTCGCTCGCCGCAGCTTCCGGCCCCGATTCGCCGGCGCATGGTTCGTCGGGGGCGGATTCGCTGCACATGGCCGATTCGCTCTCCGCGCCGGGCAGCCTGCCCGACTCGCTGGACAGGGCTGCAGATACGCTGACCGTTGCCCAGCGCAAGGCCCTGCTCAAGGAAGCGGCGCGCAAGGCCAAGGCCGAAAAGAAGGCCGCGGCAGCCAAAATCAAGAAGGCGCAGCTCGATTCGATAGCCGTCAGACGTAAGGAGAAGGCCACGGCCAAACTGCTGTCGCAAAAGGAGCGCGAGGAGGCGCGTCTGGCCGCCCGGAGGCTGAAGGCTGCGGCGAAACTCAAAGCCCGGCAGGCGCGTGCCGCCCGCAAGGGAAAGGTGATCCCGGTCGATTCGGCGGCCCTGCGCGAACTGGATTCGCTCATCGAGATGAACATGGCCGAACAGGATTCGCTGCTCAACCTGCTGGCCGATTCGCTGTTGGCTGACACGGGGGCGATGGCGCTCCCGGCCGATTCGGTCGACTCGCTCGCCCTGCCGCGCGACAGCATCTACCGCCTGATGAAAGGTTACCGCGACGTGAGGATCTTCAGGTCGGATTTCCAGACCGTGTGCGACTCGATCGTGGCGATCAGCACCGATTCGACGATCCACCTCTATATTGACCCCGTGTTGTGGAACCAGAGCAACCAGATCACTTCGGACGTAATGGATATTTTTACCGAGCGGCAACAGATCAAACGCGCCGAATTCATCGGCAGTCCGATGATGGTCAGCCAGCTCGATACGACACATTACAATCAGGTGGCGGGCAAGACCATGACCGCCTACTTCTACAACAACCAGATATACCGCAACGACGTCAACGGCAATGCCCAGACCATCTATTACATGCAGGACGGCGAGCCGCCCGAGATCACGATGATGGGCGTTATCGAGAGCGGCGACTGCTCGTTCTATATCGAGGACAAGCAGGTGGTGCAGATCGTCTACCGCAACGAAATCACCGATGCCTTCTATCCGATGGACAAGATTCCGCCCACGCAGGAGCTCTACCTGAAAGGCTTCAAATGGGAGGGCGCGCGGAGGCCTGCGCAGGCCGACGTGTTCGACCGCAGGATACGCCCCTCGCAGCGGGCGGCGCGTTCGCAAATGCGGCATCCCGATTTCCCGATCATGATGCGCATCGAGGAGCATAAGAAACGCCTGATCGAACAGCGCCGCTGGGCCGATCGCAACGACCAGGTCGACCCGCTCACCGTCGAGTGGATGCGCGAACTGGGATACGAGGTCGGGCAGCCGCGCGAGCCGCAACGCCCCGCGCCGCAGGCCGAATAA
- a CDS encoding efflux RND transporter periplasmic adaptor subunit, whose protein sequence is MKKFLKIFLGVLFAALLLGTFVFLWQKTRPVKVVYTIVQPKLDTLKQFVVATGKVEPRDEVLIKPQISGIVSDVYKEAGQMVRKGEVIATVKVVPEMGQLSSAESRVSVAEISLAQTRREFGRTETLHDKGVVSDEEFEQGRTDLQKAEEELLNAKENLEIVKNGITSRYKELSNTQIRSTIDGMILDVPIKVGNSVIQANTFNDGTTIASVADMSNMLFRGNVDETDVGKLHEGMPVKLTIGALQNVELDATLEYVSPKATEDNGVIMFEVKAAVKIPADVFVRAGYSANASIVIESREGVLTLPESTVEFEGEKTYVYLLTSAEDAAEQTFDKREVKIGLSDGINIELTEGVTADDKVRGAKEDKKK, encoded by the coding sequence ATGAAAAAATTTCTGAAAATCTTTCTGGGTGTGCTCTTTGCGGCGCTGTTGCTCGGAACGTTCGTGTTCCTGTGGCAGAAGACCCGTCCGGTAAAGGTAGTCTACACGATCGTACAACCCAAACTCGACACGCTCAAACAATTCGTGGTCGCCACCGGCAAGGTCGAACCCCGCGACGAGGTGCTGATCAAGCCCCAGATTTCGGGTATCGTTTCCGACGTCTACAAGGAGGCCGGCCAGATGGTGCGCAAGGGCGAGGTGATCGCCACGGTGAAGGTCGTCCCGGAGATGGGACAGCTTTCGAGCGCCGAATCGCGCGTCTCGGTAGCCGAAATATCGCTGGCGCAGACCCGCCGCGAATTCGGCCGCACGGAAACACTGCACGACAAGGGCGTCGTCTCGGACGAGGAGTTCGAACAGGGGCGCACCGACCTCCAGAAAGCCGAGGAGGAACTGCTGAACGCCAAAGAGAATCTGGAGATCGTCAAGAACGGCATCACCAGCCGCTACAAGGAGCTCAGCAACACGCAGATCCGATCGACGATCGACGGTATGATCCTCGACGTGCCGATCAAGGTCGGAAACTCGGTGATCCAGGCCAACACGTTCAACGACGGTACGACCATCGCCTCCGTAGCCGACATGTCGAACATGCTCTTCCGGGGCAACGTCGACGAAACGGACGTCGGCAAACTGCACGAGGGCATGCCCGTGAAGCTGACGATCGGCGCCCTGCAGAACGTCGAGCTGGACGCTACCCTGGAATACGTTTCGCCCAAGGCGACCGAGGATAACGGCGTCATCATGTTCGAAGTGAAGGCCGCCGTGAAGATTCCCGCCGACGTCTTCGTGCGCGCCGGGTACAGCGCCAACGCCAGCATCGTGATCGAAAGCCGCGAAGGCGTGCTGACGCTTCCCGAGAGCACCGTCGAATTCGAGGGCGAAAAAACGTATGTCTACCTGCTCACGAGCGCCGAGGACGCCGCAGAGCAGACCTTCGACAAACGCGAAGTCAAGATCGGCCTTTCGGACGGCATCAACATCGAGCTTACCGAGGGCGTGACCGCCGACGACAAAGTCCGCGGCGCGAAGGAAGACAAGAAGAAATAA
- a CDS encoding NUDIX hydrolase has product MRCDNGAELFPVVDEAGNVVGSATRAECHGGGGLLHPVVHLHLFNSRGELYLQRRPVWKDIQPGRWDTAVGGHVDYGETVDDALRREVREELGVTGFVPERVAVYVFRSERERELIYVHRTVYDGEVVPSDELDGGRFWSRDEILANLGKGVFTPNLEGEVKLVLGV; this is encoded by the coding sequence ATGCGATGCGATAACGGTGCGGAGCTGTTTCCGGTGGTCGACGAGGCCGGGAACGTGGTCGGGTCGGCGACACGTGCCGAATGCCACGGCGGGGGTGGGCTGCTGCATCCCGTGGTGCACCTGCACCTGTTCAATTCGCGGGGCGAGTTGTACCTGCAGCGGCGCCCCGTGTGGAAGGATATCCAGCCCGGGCGCTGGGATACGGCCGTGGGCGGGCATGTCGACTACGGCGAGACGGTGGACGACGCGTTGCGGCGCGAGGTGCGCGAAGAACTCGGCGTGACGGGTTTCGTGCCCGAACGCGTGGCGGTGTACGTGTTCCGCTCGGAGCGCGAGCGCGAATTGATCTATGTCCACCGCACGGTGTACGACGGGGAGGTCGTCCCGAGTGACGAGCTCGACGGAGGGCGTTTCTGGAGCCGGGACGAAATCCTGGCGAACCTGGGCAAGGGAGTATTCACGCCCAATTTGGAGGGCGAGGTGAAGCTGGTGCTCGGGGTATAA
- the araJ gene encoding MFS transporter AraJ: protein MKKSLIALAFGTLALGMSEFVMMGILPDIARSLGVSIPEAGHLISAYALGVCFGAPLTVLVARTRPLKQILLVLTALIAVGNLCASLAPNYWMLMAMRFVSGLPHGAFFGVGSIVAERVADAGKRTEAVSIMIVGMTVANLFGVPLGTYISNVLSWRTTFAIVAVWGVVALTLVRMWVPRMEPLPDTGLKGQFRFLRSLAPWLVLASVMLGNGGIFCWYSYVSPLMIHTSGFTEENLTLVIMLAGFGMFAGNILGGHLSDRFTPEKVVRFTLAAATLTLLGIFFGAHVHYLSVVLMTLCTGCLFCVSSPQQLLILENSRGGEMLGAALVQVAFNLGNALGAYCGGLPIARGLGYEYTALPGAGFTLLGLLTAVVYIRKYPRHAMR, encoded by the coding sequence ATGAAAAAAAGTCTGATTGCACTGGCATTCGGGACACTTGCCCTGGGAATGTCGGAGTTCGTGATGATGGGCATCCTGCCCGATATCGCCCGCAGCCTCGGGGTTTCCATCCCCGAGGCCGGGCATCTTATTTCGGCCTATGCCCTGGGCGTTTGCTTCGGGGCGCCGCTTACGGTGCTGGTAGCCCGGACGCGTCCGCTCAAACAGATACTGCTGGTGCTCACGGCCCTGATCGCCGTCGGGAACCTGTGCGCGTCGCTGGCGCCGAATTACTGGATGCTGATGGCGATGCGCTTTGTGTCCGGCCTGCCGCACGGCGCCTTTTTCGGTGTCGGGTCGATCGTCGCAGAGCGGGTGGCGGATGCGGGGAAGCGCACGGAAGCCGTTTCGATCATGATCGTCGGCATGACCGTCGCCAACCTGTTCGGCGTGCCGCTGGGTACCTATATCAGCAATGTGCTGTCATGGCGCACGACCTTTGCGATCGTCGCCGTATGGGGCGTGGTGGCGCTGACGCTCGTAAGGATGTGGGTGCCCCGCATGGAGCCGCTGCCCGATACGGGGCTGAAAGGGCAGTTCCGGTTCCTGCGCAGCCTTGCGCCCTGGCTCGTGCTGGCATCGGTGATGCTCGGCAACGGCGGGATCTTCTGCTGGTACAGCTATGTCAGCCCGCTGATGATCCACACCTCGGGTTTCACGGAGGAGAACCTTACGCTGGTTATCATGCTGGCCGGTTTCGGCATGTTCGCAGGCAATATCCTCGGCGGGCATCTCTCCGACCGTTTTACGCCCGAGAAGGTCGTGCGTTTTACGCTGGCCGCGGCCACCCTGACGCTGCTCGGGATTTTCTTCGGGGCACATGTCCACTACCTTTCCGTCGTGCTGATGACGCTCTGCACGGGTTGTCTGTTTTGTGTCTCGTCGCCGCAGCAGTTGCTGATCCTGGAGAATTCGCGCGGCGGTGAGATGCTCGGCGCAGCCCTCGTGCAGGTGGCCTTCAACCTGGGCAATGCGCTGGGCGCCTACTGCGGGGGCCTGCCGATCGCCCGCGGGCTGGGCTATGAATATACGGCGTTGCCCGGTGCGGGGTTCACCCTGTTGGGGTTGCTGACGGCCGTGGTTTATATCCGTAAATATCCCCGCCATGCGATGCGATAA
- a CDS encoding putative transporter: MEWLKSLFVEHSALQAVVVISLISTIGIALGRIRIFGISLGVAFIFFAGILAGHFGLSIDPAMLNYAESFGLIIFVYALGLQVGPGFFNSLRADGLRLMSPALAVVLLGTGLAVAMSYTLHVSMPDMSGILCGATTNTPALGAAQQALQQMGVDSSGAALSCAVTYPLGVVGVILAIVFIRKLFVRPADMPEPDAEHRKNVFIASYHLTNPAVFGKSVHEIAAQSHHHFVISRVWREGQVSIPTSDKTLQKDDVILVITTPGEADALRLIFGEQEQTDWNTENIDWNAVDSQLTSQRILVTRPEINGKKLSSLRLRNNYGINISRVYRSGVQLLATPDLRLQMGDRLTVVGEAAAIKHVEKILGNAVKNLEEPNLVAVFVGLILGLTLGSIPVSIPGISLPVKLGLAGGPIIVGILIGTFGPRLHMITYTTYSANLMLRALGLSMYLACLGLEAGTHFFETVMRPEGALWLLLGFLLTFVPVVLLGIFALRILRIDFGSVAGMLCGSMANPMALNYANDTIEGDNPSVSYATVYPLCMFLRVIIIQVMLMVFL; the protein is encoded by the coding sequence ATGGAATGGCTTAAAAGTTTATTCGTCGAACACTCGGCTCTGCAGGCCGTCGTGGTTATTTCGCTCATTTCGACGATCGGGATCGCACTGGGCAGGATCCGCATCTTCGGCATCTCGCTGGGCGTGGCATTCATCTTTTTCGCCGGTATCCTGGCCGGGCATTTCGGGCTGTCGATCGACCCGGCGATGCTGAACTATGCCGAGAGCTTCGGGCTCATCATCTTCGTATACGCCCTCGGCCTGCAGGTCGGCCCCGGTTTCTTCAACTCGCTGCGCGCTGACGGGCTGCGCCTGATGTCGCCGGCTCTGGCCGTAGTATTGCTCGGCACGGGGCTGGCCGTGGCAATGAGCTATACGCTGCATGTCTCGATGCCCGACATGTCGGGCATCCTGTGCGGCGCCACGACCAACACCCCGGCACTCGGTGCCGCGCAGCAGGCGCTGCAACAGATGGGTGTCGACTCCAGCGGCGCCGCCCTGAGCTGCGCCGTGACTTATCCGCTGGGTGTAGTGGGCGTCATCCTGGCCATCGTCTTCATCCGCAAACTCTTCGTCCGCCCCGCCGACATGCCGGAGCCGGACGCCGAACACCGGAAAAACGTCTTCATCGCCAGCTACCACCTGACCAACCCGGCCGTCTTCGGCAAAAGCGTCCACGAGATCGCTGCGCAGAGCCACCACCACTTCGTCATTTCGCGGGTCTGGCGCGAAGGGCAGGTTTCGATTCCCACCTCCGACAAGACGTTGCAGAAGGACGACGTCATCCTCGTGATCACCACCCCGGGCGAGGCCGACGCACTGCGCCTGATCTTCGGGGAGCAGGAACAGACGGACTGGAATACGGAGAACATCGACTGGAACGCCGTCGACAGCCAGCTCACCTCGCAGCGCATCCTCGTGACGCGCCCCGAAATCAACGGCAAGAAACTCTCCTCGCTGCGCCTGCGCAACAATTACGGCATCAACATCAGCCGCGTCTACCGCTCGGGCGTACAACTGCTGGCCACCCCCGACCTGCGTTTGCAGATGGGCGACCGCCTGACGGTCGTGGGCGAAGCCGCCGCGATCAAGCATGTGGAAAAGATTCTCGGCAATGCCGTGAAGAACCTCGAAGAGCCCAACCTCGTGGCAGTCTTCGTCGGCCTGATCCTCGGGCTCACGCTCGGGAGCATCCCCGTAAGCATCCCGGGCATCAGCCTGCCCGTAAAGCTCGGTCTGGCAGGCGGCCCGATCATCGTCGGCATCCTGATCGGCACGTTCGGCCCGCGCCTGCACATGATTACCTACACCACATACAGCGCCAACCTGATGCTCCGGGCACTGGGCCTGTCGATGTACCTCGCATGCCTGGGGCTCGAGGCGGGCACGCACTTCTTCGAGACGGTCATGCGCCCCGAAGGGGCACTATGGCTGTTGCTGGGATTCCTGCTGACGTTCGTCCCCGTCGTACTGCTGGGCATCTTCGCCCTGCGCATCCTGCGCATCGACTTCGGGTCGGTCGCCGGCATGTTGTGCGGCAGCATGGCCAACCCGATGGCACTGAACTATGCCAACGACACGATCGAGGGCGACAACCCGTCGGTTTCGTACGCCACGGTCTACCCTCTCTGCATGTTCCTGCGGGTGATTATCATTCAGGTGATGCTGATGGTTTTCCTGTAA
- a CDS encoding TolC family protein: MHRSMKTSTLFAALCTAAATLCAMPAGAQPAPAAPQADAAPAPGTPWSLDDCIGYALANNIDVQQRALQVEQNEVELSTAKYSRLPDLNASIGGDASFGRVLSSDNTYKDNNQTSGSLNISTSIPVFQGMRINRQVKGGKLDLAAAMQDLERAREDLSINVMTLYLEVLYNKELADVAERQLALSTLQATQSRELVAAGKQPESARYESEALQAKDQLSLTQARNDLQLALLNLSQALNRESAAGFDVVVPELDSVTLASLHRLGTADEVYNYAAENRPHIKAERLRLESSENSVLIAKSALYPSISLSGGYGTGVYSADSDKFWAQMRHNSREYVGLSMNIPIFNRRATRNNIRSAQLSARSQRLALTEAELALRKEIEQAWYNADAAYSKYRSAGVALASAKVAFAYEQRKAESGRSTIFDFNDAKTRMEKAESELVQAKYEFVFRSKILDFYRGRPLKL; the protein is encoded by the coding sequence ATGCACCGCAGCATGAAAACCAGCACCCTATTCGCCGCACTCTGCACAGCTGCCGCCACACTCTGCGCAATGCCCGCGGGGGCCCAGCCCGCACCGGCTGCACCTCAAGCCGACGCAGCACCGGCACCCGGCACGCCCTGGTCGCTCGACGACTGCATCGGGTATGCCCTGGCCAACAATATCGACGTGCAGCAACGCGCCCTGCAGGTCGAACAGAACGAGGTGGAACTCTCGACGGCCAAATACAGCCGCCTGCCCGACCTGAACGCCTCGATCGGAGGCGACGCATCGTTCGGCCGCGTACTCTCGAGCGACAATACTTATAAGGACAACAACCAGACCTCGGGATCGCTCAACATCTCGACCAGCATCCCCGTATTCCAGGGCATGCGCATCAACCGCCAGGTCAAAGGCGGCAAGCTCGACCTCGCCGCAGCCATGCAGGATCTGGAACGTGCCCGCGAAGATTTGTCGATCAACGTCATGACACTCTACCTGGAGGTACTTTACAACAAGGAACTCGCCGACGTGGCCGAACGCCAGCTCGCCCTGAGCACCCTGCAGGCCACGCAGAGCCGCGAACTGGTCGCCGCCGGCAAACAGCCGGAATCGGCCCGGTACGAAAGCGAGGCGCTTCAAGCCAAAGACCAGCTGAGCCTGACCCAGGCCCGCAACGACCTGCAACTGGCACTGCTCAACCTGAGCCAGGCCCTCAACCGCGAGAGCGCCGCAGGGTTCGACGTCGTGGTTCCGGAGCTCGACAGCGTGACGCTCGCCTCGCTGCACCGGCTCGGCACGGCAGACGAGGTCTACAACTATGCGGCGGAAAACCGTCCCCATATCAAGGCGGAGCGGCTGCGGCTCGAAAGTTCGGAGAATTCAGTCCTCATTGCCAAATCGGCACTCTATCCCTCCATCTCGCTTTCAGGCGGCTACGGCACGGGGGTGTACAGCGCCGACAGCGATAAGTTCTGGGCCCAGATGCGCCACAACAGCCGCGAATACGTCGGACTGTCGATGAACATCCCGATCTTCAACCGCCGCGCCACGCGCAACAATATCCGCTCGGCACAGCTTTCGGCCCGCAGCCAGCGGCTCGCACTGACCGAAGCCGAGCTGGCGCTGCGCAAGGAGATCGAACAGGCGTGGTACAACGCCGATGCGGCGTACAGCAAATACCGTTCGGCCGGCGTGGCCCTCGCCTCGGCGAAGGTGGCATTCGCCTACGAGCAGCGGAAGGCGGAATCGGGACGTTCGACCATTTTCGATTTCAACGATGCCAAAACCCGCATGGAAAAAGCCGAGTCGGAACTCGTGCAGGCAAAATACGAATTCGTATTCCGTTCGAAAATACTGGATTTTTACCGCGGAAGACCGCTGAAACTGTGA